Part of the Wolbachia endosymbiont of Diaphorina citri genome is shown below.
GTTGGTGGAACAATTCCATTGTTTAATGCAAGGATACTAAATATTGCTTCAACACTTCCTGCGGCACCAAGTAAATGTCCTATAGAAGATTTAGTCGAGGAAACAGGTATTTTATAGGCATAGTCACCGAATAACTGCTTCATTGCTATTACTTCAACTTTATCCCCAAGTGTTGTTGAAGTTCCATGTGCATTGATATACCCAATTTGACTTGGGCTTACTTGTGCACTCCTTAAAGCAAGTTCCATTGCCTTAAGTGCGCCTCTTCCTTCTGGATGTGGTGCTGTGATGTGGTGCGCATCTCCTGTGAGTCCATATCCAGTGAGTTCTGCATATATTTTTGCTTCCCTTTTTTTTGCATGTTCATATTCTTCCAGAACTAATATACCTGCCCCTTCGCCCATGACAAATCCATCGCGTTCTTCGTCCCATGGCCTTGAGGCCTCTTCAGGATTATCATTGAATTTAGTTGATAGCGCCTTCATCGATGCAAAACCTGCAATTCCAACTCTGCATAACGCACTTTCTGCTCCGCCTGCAATCATAATGTCAGCTTCACCGAGTTTTATAGCTCTTGCTGAGTTTATAATCGCATGCGCACCTGTTGCACATGCAGTTACCGCTGAGTCATTTGGACCTATAAATTCGTATTTAATAGAAATATGACCAGATATCAAATTTATTAGACTTGCAGGAACAAAAAATGGGCTAACACGTCTAGGCCCCTTCTCCTGCATGGTAATTACATTTTCCTGAATTGACGGAAGACCACCTATACCAGAACCAATAGCTACACCTATTCGCTCTTTATTAATATTTTTATTTTCCAAAATTAGTGAATCTTCTACTGCCTGAACAGCAGCTGCAAAGCCGTAGTGAATAAAGCGATCTGTTCTTTTTAGATCTTTCTCAGAAATATAATCTAGCGGATTGAAGTAATTCTCAATATCGTCAGATTGCGTTGGAACTTGCCCTGCAACCCTGCAAGTAAGGTCAGAAGAATCAAATCTGTCTGTACTGATTGCCTTTATGCCAGATTTTCCTTCTATCAGCTTTGACCAGGTGTTATCAACATCTGCTGCTAATGGAGTAATTAAGCCAATACCGGTAACTACTACTCTTCTGCTCATTCAACATCAATTGTTTGCTTTGTTTACTACATATTCAACTATCTGTTCCATAGTTTCCATTTTTTGCGCATCTTCATCAGGAATCTCTATACCAAATTCTTCTTCAGCTGCCATGATTATTTCAACTGCATCTAAACTATCTGTGCCATGATCTGAAAGCTTTGAAGAGTTACCAAATTTCTCTACATCCTTACTGATGTGCTCTAGTATAATCTTCTTTACTTTTTCTTCTATATCTTCCCTAGTGCTTTTTGCTAATTCGCTCATTTCTTACTAAAAAATAACTTATTCTCTGATGTTATAAGAAATTTTGATGTTTGCAATAGCTTTTATGATTATATAAACTATTAAAAACTTCCTATCTCTTAGCACTCGATAGTTAATAAATTTAAAAATGCTAGACGAAACAACAAAAAATTTGCTTGTTGTAGAAGTGAATAAGCTCTTACCTGAAAATAGCGAGAATAAACTTATATCAGCTATGCGTTATGTGCTTCTTGCTCCTGCAAAACATATACGTTCTTTTTTAGTTATAGCATCTTCGTCGATATTCAACATAAAGGTTGAAAAAGCAATAACAGCAGCAGCAGCAATTGAATTTATTCATGCTTACTCCCTCATTCACGATGATCTGCCATGTATGGATAACAGTGACACCCGCAGAGGCCAGCCAAGCTGCCACAAAAAATTTGGTGAAGCAACAGCAGTACTGGCCGGAGATGCATTACTTACTTTGGCTTTTGAGGTATTATCTTTGTTAAATTGTGAGATCATAAAAGTGCTCTCTCAAGCAATAGGAATGAAGGGAATGGTGGGAGGGCAGATTTTAGATATAGGTGCAGATTTTGACAAAATAAAAGAAATTCATTTGATGAAAACTGCAAAACTATTTGCAGCTTCATGTGAAATAGGGGCTATAATAGGAGGCGCTACAGACAAGGAGCGGGAAGCATTATATAACTATGGAATAAATCTAGGGCTTATTTTTCAAGCCAAGGATGATATCGAAGATTATGGGCAAGATAAAACAAACAATTTAATGTCCGTGCTTGGCAAAAATGAAATGGAAAACTATATAGATAGTCTCTTTAAACAGGCCTCAGATAATTTAAGTACGCTTTCAGGTAATACTAATGACTTATGTGATTTATTGAATCAAGTAAAAAAAGATGGTTAGAAAAATTATATTACAAATGTTTATCTCTGTAGTAATGATTCTCACTTTAGCTTCTGCTTTTATAATTACGATTGTTTATATAAACAAAGATAAACCAGAGAAAAGGGAAAAGCTTTACGAAATAAATGCTACACATGGTGGTTTGACACAGATGATAGCAAGTTATTTGGTCAGGCCGATACTTGAATCAGCTCTTGATCGTTATATTGAAAAGCATGGGTTAGCAGAATATTTAGAAGAAATAACACAGCAAAAAGAAGAAGAGATGATAAACTTTTATGAAATTACTGAAGGCAGTGGCAGTAAAGTTTTCTGTGGCCAAGAAGTTCTGCTACAAATGTACAAAGTCTCCAACAACCTAGCAACGCTACTTCCGACT
Proteins encoded:
- the fabF gene encoding beta-ketoacyl-ACP synthase II, with translation MSRRVVVTGIGLITPLAADVDNTWSKLIEGKSGIKAISTDRFDSSDLTCRVAGQVPTQSDDIENYFNPLDYISEKDLKRTDRFIHYGFAAAVQAVEDSLILENKNINKERIGVAIGSGIGGLPSIQENVITMQEKGPRRVSPFFVPASLINLISGHISIKYEFIGPNDSAVTACATGAHAIINSARAIKLGEADIMIAGGAESALCRVGIAGFASMKALSTKFNDNPEEASRPWDEERDGFVMGEGAGILVLEEYEHAKKREAKIYAELTGYGLTGDAHHITAPHPEGRGALKAMELALRSAQVSPSQIGYINAHGTSTTLGDKVEVIAMKQLFGDYAYKIPVSSTKSSIGHLLGAAGSVEAIFSILALNNGIVPPTLNLHKPSEGCDLNFVPLKAQEHKIQYALSNSFGFGGTNASLIFGKV
- the acpP gene encoding acyl carrier protein, with the translated sequence MSELAKSTREDIEEKVKKIILEHISKDVEKFGNSSKLSDHGTDSLDAVEIIMAAEEEFGIEIPDEDAQKMETMEQIVEYVVNKANN
- a CDS encoding polyprenyl synthetase family protein, encoding MLDETTKNLLVVEVNKLLPENSENKLISAMRYVLLAPAKHIRSFLVIASSSIFNIKVEKAITAAAAIEFIHAYSLIHDDLPCMDNSDTRRGQPSCHKKFGEATAVLAGDALLTLAFEVLSLLNCEIIKVLSQAIGMKGMVGGQILDIGADFDKIKEIHLMKTAKLFAASCEIGAIIGGATDKEREALYNYGINLGLIFQAKDDIEDYGQDKTNNLMSVLGKNEMENYIDSLFKQASDNLSTLSGNTNDLCDLLNQVKKDG